The following is a genomic window from Neodiprion lecontei isolate iyNeoLeco1 chromosome 4, iyNeoLeco1.1, whole genome shotgun sequence.
tagagagagaaagattgagcacaaatataatttataagtGTTATTTAAGAAGTAATTTGTTGTTCAATGAGTCAAGTAccagttttttcaaatatgttGTATTCAActataaaaaagtaaatgatGCAttgtcaagtttttctttAGTAACGTCaaagttattatttattacaaacccgtatcgaaaattattattatagcaCTATACATTTATTACGACAGATCGAAGGGATATTTTAAAAcgtagaaatttatttattaaacataacaatttatttctaataaaaaatctacgttttcttttacaaaaatgtaaaagggtagaaaagaattaaaaacttCATGTTTTATTCAATCCTATTGTTACTTAATAAGTTGGGTAAGTTATAACGATGCTCCTGTGGACAATGCAGCTTGCCGTAATGATGACAAAGTACATATCAAACTCCGCGCCTGTTCACGATGTCGCAGCGAAGGATGATTATAAAGATTTCCTtaatgaaacaaacaaaatcaaaaacgaCAATAACTCATCGAAGTTGAGGCTGCCAAGTGGCTtatcatatatttattaaatcatcataatttgtattaattgtagtatgaaaatttttgttagtACCTATAAGCCAAAGTGTTTCTTTTTGCAAATGCAGGTGAGGTTGCATcaacaatttattcaaaagaaGCTGTGTTTCCGTCTCAGTATGCTTTGGGTTATTGAATAAAGCATCAACAGCTTCTCCCGTGGTCTCACAAATAACATTTGCTAGAATTCTAACAACGGCTGTcaccttaaaaaaaattctggatAAGAAtttaagaataagaataacgTTGAGAGAAGAAAGAATAGGAAGAAGCTACGTATCTTGTTTTCTATGATaagaaatttcttccaaaaatACTCACTTGAACAACATCAGAAAACTCAGACTTGGTAGCATTGTGGAGATATTCAATAAGAGATGAAAGTAGTATTAAAATATGTTCGACGCATGTACTTTTTGATGACAATATTGCTAGTAGCCAAAGTGTATTTGGATCATGATAATGACTTTGTCGACAAACAATTGCTTTTGTTACATGAACAATTTCAGAATCTCTGAAAATATCAAACATCATAATAATGAATTATCTCCGATGTTCTGTGGATGGTGTGTTTCGTATATCAGgattttgtataatatttcatcaataaaTGACTAATTTAGCACATTCAGCACGGCTGGTAatacgaaaataaatgaatacaattttttgcaGTTTTCTAAATCATCAACTTACTGAATGTGCTCATAGCCAGCATAAACACAATGCATTGTTGCGTAAATGACAGAGGGCAGCAAGGTGAGATCGCATTCTCGTAACAGCGAAATCAAAAGCCTCAAGCAGCCCTGAGCATAAACTATTTCGAAGGCCTTCTCGCTTCCAGCGGCTAAATTTCCAATTGTCCATATGCATATATCCTGAATGACGAAAGGTAACGCAAAATTAAATAACAGTCGTCAtgtcaatttcaattcaaaagaTCATAAAACATTGCCAATGTCCTAATTTGTGTACCATAAGATTGTAGTTTAGGCTGTCCAACGTTGCAAGCAAGTAAGGGCCAGCTGCCTTAGCCAACACATTGCATGCTTTACTATTACCGAGAGCGAGATTGCAGCAACAATTTGCCGCAGCAAGCTGCAGGTCTGGATTACACCCAGACAGTTCACGAACAAGCGCATGCAGGGCATTATCGACGCTGAGAAAGGCATTTATGTTTTCTTCGCtctgcaataaaaatatatccagTTCCCAGATTTTCATCATGACAAAGAGGCTTAATAGTGTGGTAGTAGTAAAGTGAGAAATCTGTTCGACAGCGAAGAAATATTTGCTGGGTGGGTCACCTGTAAAAACGCATTTTGAAGATGTTGGTATTCTTTTAGCCGTAATGGTTTTTTCTTAAGAATTTGGGCCTTGGATTTGACAAATTCTTCAGTGTAACATTCGTTCGGAATTGATTCGCCAAGAGCTGGCCGATTTTTATTCAGTTCCAAACTCCGGTGATATTTTCTCTCGATCCATGACGTCTCGCGCAATTCTTGCCGCAGCGCGTCGGTTCTTTGATTTGTTGTTGTTTCGGACATTTTCTACGTTGCAGTTGAATAGTTTGTTAGATTGTTGTTCTTTGTCCGCAGGAGTCAAACCActtgacagtcaaattttcaatattttttgatatGATAATCGAAGTCTGTTTTATCGATTCAGTTAGTCATTTGGCGATTTGGCGTTCTGACGTTGTCTATCCTGATTCCACTCTCTCAAGCTCTCACACAGAAGAAAAACTTCTCAACATAGGGTTAGTTGATATTTACggtgttgataaataaataaagatggGCAAGGTTCCCAAAGCAGCGAAGAGCTtgaaggaaaatgaaaaagagtcaaaagtaaaaaagttGTTGAATAAACCCGGGGCGTTACCCGGAGTAAATAAAGGGACCGGTAAACTTAACCTCAAAGAAGCACGTGTTCCTCTAACGCAAATGCTGAAGAGTAACTTACACGCAGATaagattgtaaattttttaaaagattCTAAAAgcgtgtcgaaaaaaaataaaaaaactccTTCAAGCATGGTTAAAACTGATGATGATATCAAGCCGAAGGTCGATCTCAAAGCAGAACAAGTTTCCGTAATGAAAACCTTAAAGCGTAAATCTGCCACTCTAAACGTCGTTAAACCGCCTCaaccgaagaaaaaaaacgtttcttcTGACGTTCCAATTAAAAAACAACTGGCAAAGGTAATTTAATCAACTACTATGTTCGATCCCTCATAAATTCGACGCATtcaaattatagaaatatttcttGACGAGAAGTACTTGCCAAATTTCAGAAGACAGAGAAAGTATCGAAGAATGACAAAAGGCAGAAAGTACCAGAACAAGGAGCCTCAGATATTGACAAAGAGGTCTCAGTGAAGGTTCAAAAACAGCTACCAGAAGAGGCGAAGAAGGGTATAAACGTCGACAATAATCAAATATCCAAAGGTATCGATGCTATTTTGAAACTCACCAAGCTGCAGGCAGGGGATACGAAAAAGCTATTTGATGGAGAGCATCAGCCAATATTGCTTCAGGTGGCGTGCATCAAGGTaccaaaaataccaaaaagGCAACTCAGAATTTTACTGCCGCATACTCTTGTAACAGATACCGACGACGTAGTATTGTTTGTTGGGGACATGAAGAAGGGCCGCAGGCAAAACCTGGAGCCAACAATAGACCACTATCAAGATCTGCTCAGGAAACATGGTTGCAAACAGATTAAGGATGTGATACCGTTGACTCAGGTTAAGACCGAATTTGACCAGTATGAACTGAAGAGAAAACTTTTGTCCAGCTACGACTACTTTTTAACAGATGGTAAGATAGCTGGACATCTGTCGCATCATTTAGGCAAGCTGTTTATGGCTAAACGAAAACTCCCAACATCTATCAGAATGAATGCCAAGAATTTAAATCGTGAAATTGATATTGCGCTTAAGAAAACCAGCATGCATCTACATTCTTATGGAGACACTCACGTAGTACAAGTCGCGCATACCGGAATGAAGAAACAGGAAATATTTGCAAATGTTCTAAGCGTTTGCAAAAGTCTAGCCGATAATTACCCAGGTGGATGGCTCAACATCAGAAGCCTCATTCTAAAGACATCCACCAGCTTACCAGTACCAATTTACATTACACTGAGTAAGTTTAGATGGTTGTTTCATCGATCTtttcattataaaaattagTCTTACCACATGTCAACACTTTCGATGTACAGTTCGTTACTTGAgctagtttttgttttattacagagaGCAAGAACAAGGTCAAGGTACCAGTCGTTGTACCAAAACGACCCAAGGCTTATCAAACTCTGGTTGGCGAGTTGAGCACATCAGCTCGCGATGCCAAGGTTGTAGTTTACCCTGATGGTACAGTGAAGGTAGAGACAGACGAGAATAGGATCACCAAAGTACGTGTTTATTCACACAATCGATCTTTTTGTCTCAAGTTTTTGCCTATTATTTCTCTTTGTTTTTGATGCAGCAATTGCTTCTGAAAATGACCAAATTCTGACCAGAaatgttggtttttttttattgggaATAACACAGTGGCTTTCATTCTTAATGATTAAATATTGGATCCAATTCATGATAGCCATGATTCAAGACTTTATATGAAATACTTTATCCTGTACACATTACTTCAAAATGATCTTAAAGCTGATATTAATAGCTGCattgttttcttctctttaCAGAAAGTTGACAAATTAGctgcaaaaaaatcaaagctGGTATGTAACacgagtatataatatatataatataaagtaTATTCATactttaaattattttcagtaatgTAAGCATTCTTTTCTGTCATTTCCTTACTTGATAGATTTTATAGTAATTTATGTACCTATGTTTTACAGCCTGCCAATCAAGAAACAGCAAAAATATCCAAGCGGAACAAACAAGTGAGTAATATGCAATTTACAATAACTTCTGCAAACGACTTCTAACTGTTTCTTACCATGTGTCAATGATTATAAATTGG
Proteins encoded in this region:
- the LOC107227336 gene encoding importin subunit alpha-2 — translated: MSETTTNQRTDALRQELRETSWIERKYHRSLELNKNRPALGESIPNECYTEEFVKSKAQILKKKPLRLKEYQHLQNAFLQSEENINAFLSVDNALHALVRELSGCNPDLQLAAANCCCNLALGNSKACNVLAKAAGPYLLATLDSLNYNLMDICIWTIGNLAAGSEKAFEIVYAQGCLRLLISLLRECDLTLLPSVIYATMHCVYAGYEHIQDSEIVHVTKAIVCRQSHYHDPNTLWLLAILSSKSTCVEHILILLSSLIEYLHNATKSEFSDVVQVTAVVRILANVICETTGEAVDALFNNPKHTETETQLLLNKLLMQPHLHLQKETLWLIGNLYNHPSLRHREQARSLICTLSSLRQAALSTGASL
- the LOC107227307 gene encoding ribosomal L1 domain-containing protein 1, which translates into the protein MGKVPKAAKSLKENEKESKVKKLLNKPGALPGVNKGTGKLNLKEARVPLTQMLKSNLHADKIVNFLKDSKSVSKKNKKTPSSMVKTDDDIKPKVDLKAEQVSVMKTLKRKSATLNVVKPPQPKKKNVSSDVPIKKQLAKKTEKVSKNDKRQKVPEQGASDIDKEVSVKVQKQLPEEAKKGINVDNNQISKGIDAILKLTKLQAGDTKKLFDGEHQPILLQVACIKVPKIPKRQLRILLPHTLVTDTDDVVLFVGDMKKGRRQNLEPTIDHYQDLLRKHGCKQIKDVIPLTQVKTEFDQYELKRKLLSSYDYFLTDGKIAGHLSHHLGKLFMAKRKLPTSIRMNAKNLNREIDIALKKTSMHLHSYGDTHVVQVAHTGMKKQEIFANVLSVCKSLADNYPGGWLNIRSLILKTSTSLPVPIYITLKSKNKVKVPVVVPKRPKAYQTLVGELSTSARDAKVVVYPDGTVKVETDENRITKKVDKLAAKKSKLPANQETAKISKRNKQETTVTGKVEKKLKTTEIHEPFNIKAEDSDDNTKTAINAKSFTDSEDEIEDAEQAYLSQWQQETISTTTEDKEPKKRSKIVKKKKKTKA